A window of Auraticoccus monumenti contains these coding sequences:
- a CDS encoding terminase: MWLPPPEPGTSIAAGFDGSLNDDWTAIKAETRDGYIFTPRYGPDRRPTIWNPAEWGGLIPRQQVREAWDEVVETYDLRRAYCDPGFHDETSWESDIEDWAAEWGEKVFISWPTTSMQRMYPAIRRFESDLTALITHDGCPLTIRHMRNARKLPIRRVYTLGKPAQHQKIDLAVTSILAHEAASDVRSEGWPSREPTDTRVICFT, from the coding sequence ATGTGGTTGCCACCGCCTGAGCCCGGCACCAGCATCGCGGCGGGCTTCGACGGCAGCCTGAACGACGACTGGACCGCCATCAAGGCCGAGACCCGCGACGGGTACATCTTCACCCCCCGCTACGGCCCCGACCGCCGTCCGACCATCTGGAACCCAGCCGAGTGGGGCGGCCTGATCCCCCGCCAGCAGGTGCGCGAGGCCTGGGACGAGGTCGTGGAGACCTACGACCTGCGGCGTGCCTACTGCGACCCCGGCTTCCACGACGAGACCTCGTGGGAGAGCGACATCGAGGACTGGGCCGCCGAGTGGGGCGAGAAGGTGTTCATCTCCTGGCCCACGACGAGCATGCAGCGCATGTACCCGGCGATCCGCAGGTTCGAGTCGGACCTGACCGCGCTCATCACCCACGACGGCTGCCCGCTGACTATCCGCCACATGCGCAACGCCCGCAAGCTCCCGATCCGCAGGGTCTACACCCTCGGCAAGCCGGCCCAGCACCAGAAGATCGACCTGGCCGTCACCTCCATCCTCGCCCACGAGGCGGCGTCCGACGTCCGCTCTGAGGGCTGGCCGAGCCGGGAACCGACCGACACCCGCGTCATCTGCTTCACGTAG
- a CDS encoding helix-turn-helix domain-containing protein, whose product MEYTVTVDLAEPFGDEDAVDRAFTQLADYHVSLVATPVGGLAAVLVLDAPTIRQATSTSLAVTEAAELHPVGIHVLTTTDWERRMNSTDIPPLVSVQEAADILGVTRQAVLSRIGYGTLPSVKVGTVNVIPLAAVQRPTDGQQPK is encoded by the coding sequence ATGGAGTACACCGTCACCGTCGACCTGGCGGAACCCTTCGGCGACGAGGACGCCGTCGACCGCGCCTTCACCCAGCTCGCCGACTACCACGTCAGCCTCGTGGCCACGCCCGTGGGCGGACTGGCCGCGGTGCTGGTCCTCGACGCGCCCACCATCCGGCAGGCCACCAGCACCTCGCTCGCCGTCACCGAGGCGGCCGAGCTCCACCCCGTCGGCATCCACGTCCTCACCACCACCGACTGGGAGCGGCGGATGAACTCCACCGACATCCCGCCGCTGGTGTCCGTGCAGGAGGCCGCCGACATCCTCGGGGTCACCCGCCAGGCCGTCCTGTCCCGCATCGGCTACGGCACCCTCCCGTCGGTCAAGGTCGGCACCGTCAACGTGATCCCGCTGGCCGCCGTGCAGCGCCCCACGGACGGGCAGCAGCCGAAGTGA
- a CDS encoding terminase, translated as MLAVSGLLVISDAVGTVDFPTLGDLVDGWIEQHCLIPDGFQRGKPFVQYDWQFWCTANHYRIREDVKFDPERPPMNQAFTYRRSQVVAPQKVGKGPWAACLTANEAVGPALFAGWARRGDAYQCEDHGCPCGWYFAYEPGEPMGTRHPSPLIQLTANSQDQVDNTWRPLTAMIRKPGSRLGKLLLPREDFIRVVGENDDDPELDRIDMVTSSARSRVGNPISSFLHDESGFYTKQNKMWDVADAQRRGAAGMGGRGVETTNCWDPSTESVAQSTYETHSADVFRFWRNPDTNPRLRGHDGKPLSYGTKVNRRRIHAYVYEGSDHVNLDSIEAEAAELVARDPAQAERFFGNRVVAGGGSWLPDGLWEGRRADVVATA; from the coding sequence GTGCTCGCCGTCTCCGGGCTGCTGGTGATCAGTGACGCGGTCGGGACGGTCGACTTCCCGACTCTCGGAGACCTGGTCGACGGCTGGATCGAGCAGCACTGCCTGATCCCTGACGGGTTCCAGCGGGGCAAGCCGTTCGTCCAGTACGACTGGCAGTTCTGGTGCACCGCGAACCACTACCGGATCCGTGAGGACGTGAAGTTCGACCCGGAGAGGCCGCCGATGAACCAGGCCTTCACCTACCGGCGATCGCAGGTGGTGGCTCCGCAGAAGGTGGGCAAGGGCCCGTGGGCTGCCTGCCTCACCGCCAACGAGGCTGTCGGGCCGGCGTTGTTCGCCGGCTGGGCCCGACGGGGCGACGCGTACCAGTGTGAGGACCACGGCTGTCCCTGCGGCTGGTACTTCGCCTACGAGCCCGGGGAGCCGATGGGCACCCGTCACCCGTCGCCGTTGATCCAGCTGACGGCGAACTCCCAGGACCAGGTCGACAACACCTGGCGGCCCCTGACCGCGATGATCCGCAAGCCCGGCTCCAGGCTGGGCAAGCTCCTCCTCCCCCGGGAGGACTTCATCCGGGTGGTCGGAGAGAACGATGACGACCCCGAGCTGGACCGGATCGACATGGTCACCTCATCGGCCCGCTCCCGGGTGGGGAACCCGATCTCCAGCTTCCTCCACGACGAGTCCGGCTTCTACACGAAGCAGAACAAGATGTGGGACGTCGCGGACGCCCAGCGCCGCGGCGCCGCCGGCATGGGCGGGCGCGGAGTGGAGACCACAAACTGCTGGGACCCGTCCACGGAGTCGGTGGCGCAGAGCACCTACGAGACCCACTCCGCCGACGTCTTCCGGTTCTGGCGCAACCCCGACACGAACCCGCGCCTCCGAGGCCACGACGGGAAGCCGCTGTCCTACGGGACAAAGGTGAACCGACGCCGGATCCACGCCTACGTCTACGAGGGCTCCGACCACGTGAACCTGGACAGCATCGAGGCCGAGGCAGCCGAGCTCGTGGCCCGCGACCCGGCGCAGGCCGAACGGTTCTTCGGCAACCGGGTCGTCGCCGGCGGCGGGTCGTGGCTGCCGGACGGTCTCTGGGAAGGACGACGAGCTGATGTGGTTGCCACCGCCTGA
- a CDS encoding DUF6221 family protein — MTTLTEFLLARIAEDEAVAQGVRPHENLSTRDLTDLGFVNRDGYARCTVTSGRVLAECEAKRRIVTAARDYSPELEHGDNGEWALEMALQALALPYAEHEDYREEWRP; from the coding sequence GTGACCACCCTCACTGAGTTCCTGCTGGCACGCATCGCCGAGGACGAGGCGGTGGCGCAGGGGGTGCGTCCTCACGAGAACTTGAGCACGCGCGACCTCACCGACCTGGGCTTCGTGAACCGCGACGGATACGCCCGCTGCACGGTCACGTCCGGGCGGGTACTGGCCGAGTGCGAGGCGAAGCGGCGGATCGTGACTGCGGCTCGGGACTACAGCCCAGAGCTGGAGCACGGGGACAACGGCGAGTGGGCGCTGGAGATGGCTCTGCAGGCGCTCGCGCTGCCGTACGCCGAGCACGAGGACTACCGCGAGGAGTGGCGACCATGA
- a CDS encoding replicative DNA helicase: MTDLTPPHDFAAEQAVLGAMLISRDAITTVTSLLSGPDFYRPAHEFVFDAITALDGTGRPVDPVTVGDELRSRGTLANGGGLPYLAELFAAVDVAANAGYHAQLIRTAADRRRLIDLAAHISQRAHDPEADPIALVEKARLALDAATPITGRLRTVDEILPDVIDELQALQRDGRRMGHPFPWREVNERLHGLVPGRFFVLGARPAQGKSMFAQNCAESVAATGQQVLYLSLEMTQGEVTRRMLSNASRVSMNRLQTGQLADSDWERIADGQTRIPTSIAFDEDPRQTVGTMRRAVQDLLRRGPVGLVILDYIQLVTPGDANIPRQEQVSQLSRGCKLLAKEFAVPVLALAQMNRGIETRADKKPVLSDLRESGSLEQDADVVLFLQRGEGEADSWVTLHCAKFRHGQTFALDMSFEGHYSRIAEIA; the protein is encoded by the coding sequence ATGACCGACCTGACCCCACCCCACGACTTCGCCGCCGAGCAGGCCGTCCTCGGCGCCATGCTGATCAGCCGCGACGCCATCACCACCGTCACCAGCCTGCTCAGCGGCCCCGACTTCTACCGACCTGCCCACGAGTTCGTCTTCGACGCCATCACCGCCCTCGACGGCACCGGCCGACCCGTCGACCCGGTCACCGTCGGCGACGAGCTCCGCAGTCGCGGCACCCTGGCCAACGGCGGCGGGCTGCCGTACCTGGCTGAGCTGTTCGCCGCGGTCGACGTGGCCGCCAACGCCGGCTACCACGCCCAGCTGATCCGCACCGCCGCCGACCGCCGCCGGCTCATCGACCTCGCCGCGCACATCAGCCAGCGCGCCCACGACCCCGAAGCCGACCCCATCGCCCTCGTCGAGAAGGCCCGGCTCGCCCTGGACGCTGCCACCCCCATCACCGGCCGGCTCCGCACCGTCGACGAGATCCTCCCCGACGTCATCGACGAGCTCCAGGCCCTCCAGCGCGACGGCCGCCGCATGGGCCACCCGTTCCCCTGGCGCGAGGTCAACGAACGCCTCCACGGCCTCGTCCCCGGCCGGTTCTTCGTCCTCGGCGCCCGCCCCGCCCAGGGCAAGAGCATGTTCGCCCAGAACTGTGCTGAGTCCGTCGCCGCCACCGGGCAGCAGGTCCTCTACCTGTCCCTCGAGATGACGCAGGGCGAGGTCACCCGCCGGATGCTCTCCAACGCCTCCCGGGTCTCGATGAACCGGCTGCAGACCGGCCAGCTCGCCGACTCCGACTGGGAACGGATCGCCGACGGGCAGACCCGGATCCCGACGTCGATCGCCTTCGACGAGGACCCCCGCCAGACCGTCGGCACCATGCGTCGCGCCGTCCAGGACCTCCTCCGCCGCGGCCCCGTCGGCCTCGTCATCCTCGACTACATCCAGCTCGTGACCCCCGGCGACGCGAACATCCCCCGCCAGGAGCAGGTGTCGCAGCTGTCCCGCGGCTGCAAGCTCCTCGCCAAGGAGTTCGCCGTCCCGGTGCTGGCCCTCGCCCAGATGAACCGCGGCATCGAGACCCGCGCCGACAAGAAGCCCGTGCTCTCCGACCTCCGCGAGTCCGGGTCCCTCGAGCAGGACGCCGACGTCGTGCTCTTCCTCCAGCGCGGCGAGGGCGAGGCCGACTCCTGGGTCACCCTCCACTGCGCCAAGTTCCGCCACGGCCAGACCTTCGCCCTCGACATGTCCTTCGAGGGCCACTACTCCCGCATCGCCGAGATCGCATGA
- a CDS encoding WhiB family transcriptional regulator gives MSAPVVFEDWMDDGACSRMPTFTILKLTIQQRLCGDCPVRVECLAYGRQHGAEGDVWGGEVITRPKTEQRTCPQCGSQFETTPSSQRRFCSSRCGGLFHSPPKQQPAPPRPARRAPSTCEICGTGLPHQRRRYCSRECWNRARALAVKPVTTCEGCGTSFTPPRNRPTTARFCSRRCSNSRSRTRKDA, from the coding sequence ATGAGCGCGCCAGTGGTCTTCGAGGACTGGATGGACGACGGCGCGTGCTCCCGCATGCCCACCTTCACCATCCTCAAGCTGACCATCCAGCAGCGTCTCTGCGGGGACTGCCCGGTGCGGGTGGAGTGCCTCGCGTACGGCCGCCAGCACGGCGCCGAGGGCGACGTCTGGGGCGGTGAGGTCATCACCCGCCCGAAGACCGAGCAGCGCACCTGCCCGCAGTGCGGCTCCCAGTTCGAGACGACCCCGAGCAGCCAGCGCCGGTTCTGCTCTTCCCGGTGCGGTGGCCTGTTCCACTCCCCGCCCAAGCAGCAGCCGGCTCCCCCACGGCCGGCCAGGCGGGCACCGAGTACCTGCGAGATCTGCGGCACCGGGCTCCCCCACCAGCGCCGCCGCTACTGCTCTCGGGAGTGCTGGAACCGAGCACGTGCCCTCGCCGTGAAGCCCGTCACCACCTGCGAGGGATGCGGCACGTCCTTCACCCCGCCCCGCAACCGGCCGACCACAGCCCGGTTCTGCTCCCGCCGCTGCAGCAACAGCCGCTCCCGCACCAGGAAGGACGCCTGA
- a CDS encoding DUF6221 family protein, giving the protein MAEQSTATLAAFVLARIADDEERALFVQREVAAGRGPETHQAWRLGWHDEYDLLCIEPERALAECEAKRAIVHQQEAWDQDPTLLWVVHNLALPYASHPEYREEWDWRPPGPHRSRG; this is encoded by the coding sequence GTGGCTGAGCAGTCCACGGCAACCCTGGCGGCCTTCGTGCTGGCCCGCATCGCCGATGACGAGGAGCGCGCCCTCTTCGTCCAGCGAGAGGTGGCCGCGGGCCGCGGGCCGGAGACCCATCAAGCTTGGCGGCTCGGCTGGCACGACGAATACGACCTGCTGTGCATCGAGCCCGAGCGCGCGCTGGCCGAGTGTGAGGCGAAGCGGGCGATCGTGCACCAGCAGGAGGCATGGGACCAGGACCCGACGTTGCTGTGGGTGGTGCACAACCTGGCCTTGCCGTACGCCAGCCACCCCGAGTACCGCGAGGAGTGGGACTGGCGTCCTCCTGGCCCTCACCGGAGTCGCGGCTGA
- a CDS encoding DNA adenine methylase codes for MTTALRPPLPYFGAKQRIAEQIVALFPEHEHYVEPYCGGMSVLLAKSPAKIETVNDLDHHLVKFWRVLRDRPDELLRACELTPHSRVELAESRTTDDCDDLEVARRVWVHLTQGRAGLRTSTGWRFYLDATATNRGMPGYLDGYRDRMPAAARRLAHVSLECRDALDVVRDYGRQPSTLLYVDPPYLPETRTGGKYRHEATAEHHRELLGVLAGCRARVALSGYASALYAERLNGWHQTLISASTQQANKVGRNGRTEVVWTNYEPHPGLFDASVPGQRAC; via the coding sequence GTGACCACTGCACTCAGGCCGCCTCTGCCCTACTTCGGCGCCAAGCAGCGCATCGCTGAACAGATCGTCGCGTTGTTCCCGGAGCATGAGCACTACGTAGAGCCGTACTGCGGCGGCATGTCCGTGCTCCTGGCGAAGAGCCCCGCCAAGATCGAGACGGTCAACGACCTGGACCACCACCTGGTCAAGTTCTGGCGAGTCCTCCGTGACCGGCCGGACGAGCTCCTGAGGGCATGCGAACTCACACCACACTCCCGGGTCGAGCTGGCCGAGTCCCGCACCACGGACGACTGCGACGACCTTGAGGTGGCCCGTCGCGTCTGGGTGCACCTGACGCAAGGCAGAGCAGGGCTCCGTACTTCGACCGGCTGGCGGTTCTATCTGGACGCCACAGCCACCAACCGAGGTATGCCCGGCTACCTGGATGGTTACCGCGATCGGATGCCCGCTGCTGCCCGTCGCCTCGCCCATGTCTCCCTGGAGTGCCGGGACGCCCTCGACGTTGTCCGGGACTACGGACGGCAGCCCAGCACGCTGCTCTACGTCGATCCGCCCTACCTGCCGGAGACCCGTACAGGCGGCAAGTACCGCCACGAAGCCACCGCCGAGCACCACCGGGAGCTCCTGGGCGTGCTTGCTGGGTGCCGGGCACGGGTGGCGCTGTCCGGGTACGCCTCGGCCTTGTACGCCGAACGCCTGAACGGCTGGCACCAGACCCTCATCAGCGCTTCGACCCAGCAGGCCAACAAGGTCGGCCGAAACGGACGCACCGAAGTCGTCTGGACCAACTACGAGCCCCACCCCGGGCTCTTCGACGCGTCCGTCCCCGGTCAGAGGGCGTGCTGA
- a CDS encoding DUF5131 family protein, translating into MADRTGIEWTDATWNPVTGCTKVSPGCDHCYAETIAHRFDGTAAYPAGFDVTLRPERLNQPLHWKRPRRVFVNSMSDLFHDQIPDDYIAEVWAVMSIAKLHTFQVLTKRPGRMRSLLRSALFRLMVNAHRLQRGVSVLPDSRRPDGTYAWPLPNVWLGVSTEDQRWANVRVPVLLGTPATVRFVSAEPLLGPIDLDDLGGISSLAADWAGGPGGGTGAPHPLLDWVIVGGESGHGARPMHPDWARALRDQCTSAGVAFHFKQWGEWVTEDQSPDDIVLPPTSWKHLGNDEPSVWKVGKRAAGRELDGRTWDEHPSLVSA; encoded by the coding sequence ATGGCCGACCGCACCGGCATCGAATGGACCGACGCCACCTGGAACCCCGTCACCGGCTGCACCAAGGTGTCGCCCGGCTGCGACCACTGCTACGCCGAGACCATCGCCCACCGCTTCGACGGCACCGCGGCCTACCCCGCCGGCTTCGACGTCACCTTGAGACCCGAGCGCTTGAACCAGCCCCTGCACTGGAAGCGCCCCCGCAGGGTCTTCGTCAACAGCATGTCCGACCTCTTCCATGACCAGATCCCGGACGACTACATCGCCGAGGTCTGGGCCGTGATGTCGATCGCCAAGCTGCACACCTTCCAGGTGCTGACCAAGCGGCCCGGCCGGATGCGCTCCCTTCTCCGGTCCGCCCTGTTCCGCCTGATGGTCAACGCGCACCGCCTGCAGCGGGGCGTGTCGGTGCTGCCCGACTCGCGCCGCCCGGACGGCACCTACGCCTGGCCGCTGCCCAACGTGTGGCTCGGCGTCTCCACCGAGGACCAGCGCTGGGCCAACGTCCGGGTGCCCGTCCTGCTGGGCACCCCTGCAACGGTCCGCTTCGTCTCCGCCGAACCCCTACTCGGACCGATCGACCTCGACGACCTGGGTGGCATCAGCTCCCTTGCCGCCGACTGGGCCGGCGGACCCGGCGGAGGCACCGGCGCCCCGCACCCGCTCCTCGACTGGGTCATCGTCGGCGGCGAGTCCGGCCACGGCGCCCGACCCATGCACCCCGACTGGGCCCGCGCACTCCGCGACCAGTGCACCAGCGCTGGCGTCGCCTTCCACTTCAAGCAGTGGGGCGAATGGGTCACCGAGGACCAGTCCCCCGACGACATCGTGCTGCCACCCACCTCGTGGAAGCACCTCGGAAACGACGAACCGAGCGTCTGGAAGGTCGGCAAGAGGGCTGCCGGCCGCGAGCTGGACGGCCGCACCTGGGATGAGCACCCCTCGCTGGTGTCGGCATGA
- a CDS encoding dATP/dGTP pyrophosphohydrolase domain-containing protein: MTTTTPQTHETEDDFLDAAHDDHLLVRAGGELWLGWETEDGDWYFCRPASEDDPLGPEGDRWRPVGPTPLSSLPFPVVVVHANEALEVGTDSIDETHLSRQRAWSETTFGPGARTRGVVDHIRKELREIEAAPDDLGEWVDVVILALDGAWRSGASPKQIIAAIRAKQARNESRTWPDWRTMSPDQAIEHVRTAEPGRG; the protein is encoded by the coding sequence ATGACGACAACGACGCCTCAGACGCACGAGACCGAGGACGACTTCCTCGACGCCGCGCACGACGACCACCTGCTGGTCCGCGCAGGCGGAGAGCTGTGGCTCGGCTGGGAGACCGAGGACGGGGACTGGTACTTTTGCCGGCCAGCGAGCGAGGATGACCCGCTGGGGCCCGAGGGCGACCGCTGGCGGCCAGTGGGCCCGACGCCGCTGTCCTCACTCCCGTTCCCCGTCGTGGTCGTCCACGCTAACGAGGCGCTCGAGGTGGGGACTGACTCGATAGACGAGACTCACCTGAGCCGTCAGCGTGCGTGGAGCGAGACCACGTTCGGCCCAGGCGCTCGCACTAGGGGCGTCGTCGACCACATCCGCAAGGAGCTGCGGGAGATCGAGGCGGCCCCCGACGACCTGGGCGAGTGGGTTGACGTGGTGATCCTGGCCCTCGACGGCGCTTGGCGCAGCGGCGCCAGCCCCAAGCAGATCATCGCCGCCATCCGCGCTAAGCAGGCGCGGAACGAGTCACGCACGTGGCCAGACTGGCGCACGATGTCACCCGACCAGGCGATCGAGCACGTCCGCACCGCGGAGCCCGGCCGTGGCTGA
- a CDS encoding phage portal protein, with amino-acid sequence MVALPSEHEDTVRRLMRQVRTREPEFTRLDRYYEGKQRLEHIGLAVPPELRRFETVVNVPRMAVDEVEGRQNLAGFQRSGKVAIDKRLREAWDYNNLDSQSSSCHKDARLFGRSFVTVSTNDVSSEPPLITVESPEGFAVDVSPRRSMRAALRVYRDDVDRRQYATLYLPDVTYWLVRSGSGWELSEDADEHKLGRVPVVMFLNRPRTGRWNGVSEMADVMGLTDSIARIITNMQVAGETLALPHRWAAGMKKDDFVDRNGKPLPTWEAYMTAIKATENPEAKFGSFATADLDNFHDAVNNMLAWCAAVLGLPTRYAGQQEVNPASEGAIRADEARLIKNVERKNRHDGDSWAWVMSLHERFRTGRWPKPNSIRTIWHDPATPTKSQIADAAVKLHTEGILSREGVWDEMGWDETRKDRERAYFAAEALDPLTERLLQDRADSGA; translated from the coding sequence ATGGTGGCTCTCCCGAGTGAGCACGAGGACACGGTCCGGCGGCTGATGCGGCAGGTGCGCACCCGGGAGCCGGAGTTCACCCGCCTCGACCGCTACTACGAGGGCAAGCAGCGCCTGGAGCACATCGGCCTCGCGGTGCCGCCGGAGCTGCGCCGGTTCGAGACCGTGGTCAACGTGCCCCGGATGGCGGTCGACGAGGTGGAGGGCCGCCAGAACCTGGCGGGCTTCCAGCGGTCCGGCAAGGTGGCGATCGACAAGCGCCTGCGTGAGGCGTGGGACTACAACAACCTCGACTCCCAGTCCTCCTCGTGCCACAAGGACGCACGGCTCTTCGGGCGGTCCTTCGTCACCGTCTCCACCAACGACGTGTCCAGTGAGCCGCCGCTGATCACGGTCGAGTCCCCGGAGGGCTTCGCAGTCGACGTGTCCCCACGCCGGTCGATGCGGGCTGCGCTGCGGGTTTACCGCGACGACGTGGACCGCCGCCAGTACGCCACCCTGTACCTGCCCGACGTCACCTACTGGCTCGTGCGGAGCGGGTCCGGCTGGGAGCTCAGCGAGGACGCCGACGAGCACAAGCTCGGCCGGGTGCCCGTCGTGATGTTTCTCAACCGGCCGCGCACCGGACGCTGGAACGGCGTGTCGGAGATGGCGGACGTGATGGGCCTGACCGACTCCATCGCCCGGATCATCACCAACATGCAGGTCGCCGGGGAGACCCTGGCACTGCCGCACCGGTGGGCCGCGGGGATGAAGAAGGACGACTTCGTCGACCGTAACGGGAAGCCCCTCCCGACGTGGGAGGCGTACATGACCGCCATCAAGGCCACCGAGAACCCCGAGGCCAAGTTCGGCTCCTTCGCCACCGCCGACCTGGACAACTTCCACGACGCGGTCAACAACATGCTTGCCTGGTGCGCCGCGGTGCTCGGGCTCCCCACGCGCTACGCCGGCCAGCAGGAGGTCAACCCGGCCTCCGAGGGCGCCATCCGCGCCGACGAGGCCCGACTCATCAAGAACGTCGAGCGGAAGAACCGCCACGACGGCGACTCCTGGGCCTGGGTGATGAGCCTGCACGAGCGGTTCCGCACCGGGCGCTGGCCGAAGCCGAACTCGATCCGCACCATCTGGCACGACCCGGCCACCCCGACCAAGTCCCAGATCGCCGACGCCGCGGTCAAGCTTCACACCGAGGGCATCTTGTCCCGCGAGGGTGTGTGGGACGAGATGGGCTGGGACGAGACCCGCAAGGATCGCGAGCGGGCCTACTTCGCCGCCGAGGCGCTGGACCCGCTCACCGAGCGACTGCTGCAGGACCGTGCTGACAGCGGCGCGTGA